The following coding sequences lie in one Moritella viscosa genomic window:
- a CDS encoding sodium/alanine symporter, with protein MTEVIDFINGLLWGSVLIYLLIGTGLYFTFKLGFIQFRHFTHMFSVLAGSRKSSTEGVSSFQALCTSLAARVGTGNLAGVAVAITAGGPGAVFWMWLIAVIGMATSFAESSLAQLFKTKDTDGNFRGGPAYYMEKGLGRRWMGVVFSICLIVAFGLVFNAVQSDAIANSMHNAFGFDKAIVGIVLVVFTSFIIFGGLRVIGAFAEIVVPFMALAYILIAFVVVAMNISELPAVLELIVKSAFGLEEAAGGALGVAMMQGIKRGLFSNEAGMGSAPNAAASAAPFPNHPASQGYVQMLGVFIDTIVICTATASIILLSDLGDTSGVGGIELTQHALSSHVGDWGSTFVAIAILFFAFTSIVANYSYAETSILFLNRDSKVMVWIFRAAVLGMVMFGAVAKSDLIWNMADASMGLMALVNIIAILMLSKYVFIVAKDYNKQLAEGKTPTFDSAEYPEIDKKINSEIWNSKFKK; from the coding sequence ATGACGGAAGTTATCGACTTTATCAATGGGCTGCTGTGGGGCTCTGTACTGATTTATTTACTTATCGGTACAGGTCTGTATTTTACCTTTAAATTAGGTTTTATTCAGTTCCGCCATTTTACTCACATGTTCTCTGTTCTTGCTGGTAGCCGTAAAAGCAGCACTGAAGGTGTATCATCATTTCAAGCGCTATGTACAAGTTTAGCTGCGCGTGTTGGTACTGGTAACCTTGCTGGTGTTGCGGTTGCAATTACTGCTGGTGGCCCTGGTGCGGTATTCTGGATGTGGCTTATTGCCGTTATTGGTATGGCGACTAGTTTTGCAGAAAGTTCATTAGCACAATTATTCAAAACAAAAGATACTGACGGTAACTTTCGTGGTGGTCCAGCTTACTACATGGAAAAAGGTTTAGGCCGTCGTTGGATGGGCGTTGTCTTCTCTATCTGCTTAATCGTTGCATTTGGTTTGGTATTTAACGCTGTTCAGTCTGATGCAATTGCAAACTCAATGCACAATGCATTTGGCTTTGATAAAGCTATTGTTGGTATTGTATTAGTTGTATTTACAAGCTTTATCATTTTTGGTGGTCTACGTGTGATCGGCGCATTTGCTGAAATCGTGGTTCCATTCATGGCGCTTGCTTATATTCTGATTGCGTTTGTTGTTGTTGCAATGAATATTTCAGAACTACCTGCCGTTCTCGAACTTATCGTTAAATCTGCATTTGGCTTAGAAGAAGCTGCTGGTGGCGCTTTAGGTGTTGCTATGATGCAAGGTATTAAGCGTGGTTTATTCTCGAATGAAGCTGGTATGGGTAGTGCGCCGAATGCTGCTGCAAGTGCGGCACCATTCCCGAATCACCCTGCATCACAAGGCTATGTTCAGATGCTAGGTGTGTTCATTGATACTATCGTTATCTGTACTGCGACTGCGTCTATCATTCTACTTTCTGATCTTGGTGATACATCAGGTGTTGGCGGAATCGAATTAACTCAGCATGCCTTGTCATCTCATGTCGGCGATTGGGGTAGTACCTTTGTTGCTATTGCAATCTTATTCTTCGCATTTACGTCAATTGTTGCGAACTATTCATACGCAGAAACAAGCATCTTATTCTTGAATCGTGATTCAAAAGTGATGGTATGGATCTTCCGTGCTGCTGTTTTAGGTATGGTTATGTTTGGTGCAGTTGCTAAATCAGATCTGATTTGGAATATGGCTGATGCATCAATGGGCTTAATGGCGCTGGTTAATATTATTGCCATCTTAATGCTGTCTAAGTATGTGTTCATCGTAGCGAAAGATTACAACAAACAACTCGCTGAAGGTAAGACTCCTACATTTGATAGTGCTGAATACCCTGAAATCGATAAAAAGATTAACAGTGAAATTTGGAATTCTAAATTTAAAAAGTAG
- a CDS encoding putative exported protein: MNKLATLTSAVLLSFSVNAAQEVSGVSVPDNVSLEGTSLNYQGAGVRSKFFIDLYVGSLFTQKANKDVVKSQDVSAIRLNIISGLITSDKMVSAINDGFDGATEGNTAPISAEIAEFIGVFSEEIVKGDQFTLVSTPGKGLVTYKNNEKLSTINNDDFRQAVLSIWLGDKPADDDLKDDMLGL; the protein is encoded by the coding sequence ATGAATAAATTAGCAACTCTAACGTCAGCAGTGCTATTAAGTTTCTCTGTAAATGCTGCACAGGAAGTGTCAGGCGTTTCAGTTCCAGATAATGTATCTCTCGAAGGCACCTCACTCAATTATCAAGGCGCGGGTGTTCGTAGTAAATTTTTTATTGATCTGTACGTCGGTTCGCTATTTACACAAAAAGCGAATAAGGATGTCGTAAAAAGCCAAGATGTAAGTGCTATTCGTCTGAATATTATCTCTGGATTGATTACGTCAGATAAAATGGTATCGGCGATTAATGACGGCTTTGATGGTGCCACTGAAGGTAATACAGCACCAATTTCAGCTGAAATTGCAGAATTTATTGGTGTGTTTAGCGAAGAGATTGTTAAAGGTGATCAATTTACTTTAGTGAGTACGCCAGGAAAAGGTTTGGTTACATATAAAAATAATGAAAAGCTATCAACGATTAATAATGACGATTTTCGTCAAGCTGTGTTGTCTATCTGGTTAGGTGATAAGCCTGCTGATGATGATCTGAAAGACGATATGCTTGGTTTATAA